A genome region from Bacillaceae bacterium IKA-2 includes the following:
- a CDS encoding thioredoxin domain-containing protein — translation MQSYLEEERQSAEYNWLVQSKSPYLKQHEKNPVNWLEWSPEAFEKARREGKPVFLSIGYSTCHWCHVMAHESFEDEEVGRILNEKFIAIKVDREERPDIDHIYMSVCQAMTGQGGWPLSAFLTADQVPFYVGTYFPKENKYGRPGFKDVITQLYDKFKQDPEMITSVGSQITEALQNGRKKQGDNKLSVATLHKCFEQLDSTFDEVNGGFRQAPKFPTPHVLTFLLRYYKLTGNERALEMVEYTLTGMANGGIYDHIGLGFSRYSVDEIWLVPHFEKMLYDNALLATAYIEAYQVTKNQRYKDVATEIFTYVLRDMNHSKGGFYSAEDADSEGVEGKFYVWRPEEIIEVLGKDQGTLYCNVYDVTKQGNFEGENIPNLIKVPITMYASEHNLAEKELREQLEVARKKLFDHREKRIHPHKDDKILTSWNGLMIAALAKGARALNQPIYLEKAEQAMAFIEENLVVEGRYMVRYRDGEVKTAAFIEDYANILWAYLELYESSLKIAYLEKAKKLARNMIELFWDKDEFGFYFYGDDNETLLVRPKELYDGAIPSGNSVAALQLLRLARLTGESEFEDKVQSMFEAFGQDIDLQPSGYTYFIQAFLLTQMKTKEIVILTNDAAMEKNKLLKKLAEEFYPEIFPLVVDDQSKLEKIAPFTKGYEQIEGATTYYLCENFTCQKPTTEVQSILESL, via the coding sequence ATGCAATCTTATTTAGAGGAAGAACGTCAATCAGCGGAGTACAACTGGCTCGTTCAATCGAAAAGTCCTTATTTGAAGCAACATGAAAAAAATCCGGTCAACTGGCTTGAGTGGTCGCCGGAGGCGTTTGAGAAAGCAAGGCGAGAAGGGAAGCCAGTGTTCCTATCAATTGGTTATTCCACTTGTCATTGGTGTCACGTCATGGCCCATGAATCGTTTGAGGATGAAGAAGTTGGTAGAATATTAAATGAAAAATTTATTGCTATAAAAGTGGACAGGGAAGAGCGTCCCGATATTGATCATATTTATATGTCGGTTTGTCAAGCAATGACAGGGCAAGGGGGTTGGCCGTTAAGTGCTTTTTTAACTGCTGATCAAGTTCCATTTTACGTGGGGACTTATTTCCCCAAGGAAAATAAGTATGGTAGACCGGGATTTAAAGATGTGATTACCCAACTTTATGACAAGTTTAAGCAAGATCCTGAAATGATCACTAGTGTCGGTAGCCAAATAACTGAGGCACTTCAAAATGGTCGAAAAAAACAAGGTGACAATAAGTTATCAGTTGCTACGCTTCATAAATGTTTTGAGCAATTGGATTCTACATTTGATGAGGTCAATGGTGGGTTTAGACAGGCGCCTAAGTTTCCAACGCCACACGTATTAACGTTTTTGTTACGTTATTATAAGCTTACTGGTAACGAGCGGGCGTTGGAGATGGTTGAGTATACGTTAACAGGAATGGCTAATGGTGGCATATATGATCATATTGGTCTTGGCTTTTCGAGGTACTCTGTAGATGAAATTTGGCTCGTGCCTCATTTCGAAAAAATGTTATATGATAATGCCCTGCTGGCAACAGCCTATATTGAAGCATATCAAGTAACGAAAAACCAACGCTATAAAGATGTAGCAACAGAAATTTTCACGTATGTATTAAGAGATATGAATCATTCAAAAGGCGGTTTTTACTCTGCGGAAGATGCTGATAGTGAAGGGGTCGAAGGGAAGTTTTACGTTTGGAGACCTGAAGAAATTATTGAGGTTCTAGGGAAAGACCAAGGTACGCTTTATTGCAATGTTTATGATGTTACAAAGCAAGGTAATTTTGAAGGTGAAAATATCCCTAATTTGATAAAAGTTCCGATTACGATGTATGCAAGTGAACATAATTTAGCTGAAAAAGAATTACGAGAGCAGCTGGAAGTAGCCAGGAAAAAACTCTTTGATCACCGTGAAAAAAGGATTCATCCTCATAAAGATGATAAAATATTAACTTCATGGAACGGTTTGATGATTGCGGCGCTTGCAAAAGGAGCGCGAGCACTGAATCAGCCAATCTACTTAGAAAAAGCCGAGCAAGCGATGGCTTTTATTGAAGAAAATCTAGTTGTAGAAGGTCGTTATATGGTTCGTTATCGTGATGGTGAAGTGAAGACAGCGGCTTTTATTGAGGACTATGCAAATATCCTTTGGGCTTATCTTGAGTTGTATGAAAGCAGCTTAAAGATTGCTTATTTAGAAAAAGCGAAAAAGTTAGCTCGGAATATGATTGAGTTATTTTGGGACAAAGACGAATTTGGTTTTTATTTTTACGGAGATGATAATGAAACCCTCCTTGTTCGCCCGAAGGAGCTCTATGACGGGGCGATTCCATCAGGGAATAGTGTCGCCGCGTTACAATTGCTTCGTTTAGCTCGGTTAACAGGGGAGTCGGAATTTGAAGATAAAGTACAAAGTATGTTTGAAGCATTTGGTCAGGATATCGATCTTCAACCTAGTGGCTACACATACTTTATTCAGGCGTTCCTTTTGACGCAAATGAAAACAAAGGAAATTGTTATTTTAACAAATGATGCTGCAATGGAAAAAAATAAATTACTGAAAAAGTTAGCTGAAGAGTTTTATCCGGAAATTTTCCCGCTTGTTGTGGATGATCAAAGTAAATTAGAGAAGATCGCACCGTTTACAAAGGGCTATGAGCAAATTGAAGGAGCAACAACTTATTATCTTTGCGAAAATTTCACATGCCAAAAACCGACAACCGAAGTCCAATCAATCCTCGAAAGTTTGTGA
- a CDS encoding MBL fold metallo-hydrolase, producing the protein MEPLELKNLQIYPIILPTHHNLKSFNYYLVKFDDSLCLIDAGINSEDNWNLLNDTLHTHGFKLSDLTSIYITHHHSDHVGLIDRIVELVPIPVYAHEKAIPRLKRDPEFLQRRVNFFRNFYEEMGCGEAGEKQVNNLKSSIVKNRHLAINANITPLAKGLHPFSVIEVPGHSPDQVAFFHKDSKSLFAGDLLIDHISSNALIEPDENGKRIASLLEQMTSLKKCLSYSVKYLFSGHGKLIEEPKQLIETRLNNIERKAFKILSLIKSGATTGSEIAEKFYKKSYETQFSLVMSEVVGHLDYLEANKQVRTEKIAGIRHYFLSS; encoded by the coding sequence ATGGAGCCTCTAGAATTAAAAAATCTGCAGATATATCCGATTATTTTACCTACCCATCATAATTTAAAAAGTTTTAATTATTATTTAGTGAAATTTGATGATTCTTTATGTTTAATTGATGCCGGAATAAACAGTGAGGACAATTGGAATTTGTTAAACGATACACTTCATACACATGGATTTAAACTAAGTGATTTAACAAGCATTTACATAACACACCACCATAGTGATCATGTCGGTTTAATTGATCGAATTGTTGAACTTGTACCTATACCAGTTTACGCTCATGAAAAGGCAATTCCGCGTTTAAAGCGTGATCCCGAATTTTTACAAAGACGAGTGAACTTTTTTAGAAATTTCTATGAAGAAATGGGTTGCGGTGAAGCGGGTGAAAAGCAAGTCAATAACTTAAAAAGTTCAATTGTGAAAAATAGACATTTAGCAATAAATGCAAATATTACTCCTTTAGCAAAAGGGCTTCATCCATTTAGCGTCATTGAAGTACCAGGACATTCGCCAGATCAAGTTGCATTTTTTCATAAGGACAGCAAATCTTTATTTGCTGGAGATTTGCTCATAGATCATATTTCTAGTAATGCTCTTATCGAACCTGATGAAAATGGAAAGCGAATCGCTTCGTTACTCGAACAGATGACATCACTTAAAAAATGTTTATCCTACTCAGTTAAATATCTATTTTCTGGCCATGGAAAATTGATCGAGGAGCCTAAACAATTAATAGAAACTAGACTAAATAATATAGAAAGGAAGGCATTTAAAATCCTTTCTCTTATTAAATCTGGAGCTACAACTGGAAGTGAAATTGCTGAGAAATTTTATAAAAAATCCTATGAAACTCAATTTTCGCTAGTCATGTCAGAGGTAGTTGGACATTTAGATTATTTAGAAGCCAACAAGCAAGTAAGGACAGAAAAAATAGCGGGAATACGGCATTATTTTCTTTCATCATGA
- a CDS encoding YhbD family protein, with translation MDEHLISKKDLLKETGISYGQLYRWKRKKLVPEEWFVRKATFTGQETFFPKGKILERIDKIINLKNGLSLDELANVFSGNSEELTLSKVELIKRNIVSRTSLNIFIENVGDVKEYPFNFILYVHVLDELLQSGNIGLVEGREVLQTLKNHYPKFQQKSCQLFVIRKMGIAIVLLAASGDDIFIEETARIAVNMSISTAIETLKKKIIKK, from the coding sequence GTGGATGAACACTTAATTTCGAAAAAAGATTTGTTGAAAGAAACAGGGATCTCATACGGACAGTTATATCGTTGGAAAAGAAAAAAATTAGTTCCTGAAGAATGGTTTGTCCGGAAAGCGACATTTACGGGTCAAGAAACCTTTTTTCCGAAGGGTAAAATCTTAGAAAGGATCGATAAGATCATTAATTTGAAAAACGGCCTTTCATTAGATGAATTGGCAAATGTGTTTTCTGGTAATTCTGAGGAGTTGACGTTATCGAAGGTGGAGTTAATAAAGCGTAACATTGTTTCGCGAACTTCGCTAAATATATTTATAGAAAATGTTGGTGACGTAAAGGAATACCCATTTAATTTTATCCTTTATGTCCATGTTTTAGATGAACTTCTTCAAAGTGGCAATATAGGTTTAGTAGAAGGAAGAGAAGTTTTACAAACCTTAAAGAATCATTATCCGAAATTTCAGCAAAAAAGCTGTCAGTTATTTGTGATTAGAAAAATGGGTATCGCCATCGTTCTTTTAGCTGCAAGTGGTGACGATATTTTTATTGAAGAAACAGCTAGGATTGCAGTTAACATGTCGATTAGCACGGCTATCGAAACATTAAAAAAGAAAATAATTAAAAAGTGA